The Pyrococcus horikoshii OT3 genome includes a window with the following:
- a CDS encoding ABC transporter substrate-binding protein: protein MKKYLVIVLVATLLLGNLGVVLAAEELPREETLYTANSSPPTNANPLQGSNIIPIAGLVFEPLFMLNFMKTELVPWLADYGKWVSDNVFEVKLREGTRWQDGKPLTANDVKFSFEYYEKAGLKDWSRYGLKEIKVVDDRTVQFVFSGTPNVWAWRNELYSVLILPEHIFKNIDPQKVIHMTFLGDEQKYLVGSGPYKLYKVIEQQKAIFVRNDNWWGAKYFGLPSPKYIVQLYVGSNDQAANMFLKGDLDVGTYYVDIVELKKKNPHIVSWLDRPPYFPPVVPVIMYFNVKHKPLDNPLVRKAIAEAICPAQIVQQGPISDLPDQTPLGNVMKPWKEKIGVSQLIEKYGWRYCNPTEAAKLLDEAGIKDVDGDGIREYNGKDFVLTFAACGVCSDWMQAVEIIVNQLKAVGIKVDVKKYDWGTMVSKQQAGEFDLTMHWAGTFKPDPYSVYYDLLYYKNDKEKGGANFGNYYNPKVNELLDELAKTPDEAKQVQLLAELTKIWLQDVPAVPLYMGTLFYEANTQYWANWPNEDNPYGVPIFWPGFGTWGTALAFLGVRPAKAITPTTSTIVQTVTKEKTETVTQEKTEVKTVTVTKSPSPTKTTTPTTTTTKGGVCGPAALVGLVVVPLLLRRRRG from the coding sequence ATGAAGAAGTACCTTGTTATAGTTCTGGTGGCAACCCTATTGTTGGGCAACCTTGGGGTAGTTCTTGCAGCAGAAGAACTCCCAAGGGAAGAAACCCTGTATACAGCAAATAGCTCCCCGCCAACGAACGCAAATCCCCTTCAGGGAAGCAATATAATCCCAATAGCGGGTTTGGTATTTGAACCCCTTTTCATGCTTAATTTCATGAAGACCGAGCTCGTTCCTTGGCTTGCAGACTATGGAAAGTGGGTAAGTGACAACGTGTTCGAAGTTAAGCTTAGGGAGGGAACAAGGTGGCAGGATGGCAAGCCTTTAACGGCTAATGACGTTAAGTTCTCCTTTGAGTACTATGAGAAAGCCGGGCTTAAGGACTGGTCAAGATATGGACTTAAGGAAATTAAAGTTGTAGATGATAGAACCGTTCAGTTCGTATTTAGTGGAACTCCAAACGTTTGGGCATGGAGAAACGAGCTATATAGCGTTTTGATCCTTCCAGAGCATATATTTAAGAATATAGATCCTCAAAAGGTTATTCACATGACATTCCTGGGAGATGAGCAGAAGTATCTCGTTGGTTCTGGCCCATACAAGCTTTACAAGGTCATTGAACAGCAAAAAGCAATATTCGTGAGAAACGATAACTGGTGGGGTGCAAAGTACTTTGGATTACCTAGTCCCAAGTACATAGTCCAGCTCTACGTGGGATCGAACGATCAAGCAGCAAACATGTTCCTCAAGGGAGACCTCGATGTGGGTACCTACTACGTTGACATAGTTGAGCTTAAGAAGAAGAACCCACACATAGTTAGCTGGCTCGATAGGCCACCATACTTCCCGCCCGTCGTCCCCGTTATCATGTACTTCAACGTTAAGCACAAGCCTCTCGATAACCCACTTGTAAGGAAAGCTATAGCAGAAGCAATTTGTCCGGCCCAAATAGTACAGCAAGGTCCAATTAGCGACCTTCCAGATCAAACTCCCCTGGGTAACGTCATGAAGCCATGGAAGGAGAAGATAGGAGTTAGCCAGCTAATTGAAAAGTACGGATGGAGGTACTGCAACCCAACAGAAGCCGCTAAACTCTTGGATGAGGCTGGAATTAAGGATGTTGATGGGGATGGAATTAGGGAATACAATGGGAAGGACTTCGTTCTAACGTTCGCTGCATGTGGAGTATGTAGCGATTGGATGCAGGCCGTAGAGATCATAGTTAACCAGCTAAAGGCCGTGGGAATAAAGGTTGACGTTAAGAAGTATGACTGGGGAACCATGGTTAGCAAGCAGCAAGCAGGTGAGTTCGACCTGACAATGCACTGGGCCGGAACGTTCAAGCCCGATCCATACAGCGTTTATTATGATCTCCTCTATTACAAAAACGACAAGGAAAAGGGTGGAGCAAACTTTGGCAACTACTACAATCCGAAGGTAAATGAGTTGCTCGATGAGCTCGCAAAGACCCCAGACGAGGCAAAGCAGGTTCAACTTCTAGCTGAGCTAACGAAGATATGGCTTCAAGATGTTCCAGCGGTTCCACTCTACATGGGTACACTATTCTATGAAGCAAATACTCAATACTGGGCAAACTGGCCAAATGAGGACAATCCATACGGTGTACCAATCTTCTGGCCAGGCTTTGGTACCTGGGGTACGGCCTTAGCCTTCCTGGGAGTCAGACCGGCCAAAGCTATAACTCCAACGACTTCTACAATAGTTCAGACCGTCACTAAAGAGAAGACAGAGACGGTTACGCAGGAGAAAACTGAAGTTAAGACCGTTACCGTTACTAAATCACCATCACCAACGAAGACCACGACTCCTACAACCACGACTACCAAGGGAGGGGTCTGCGGACCAGCAGCACTCGTTGGCCTCGTTGTGGTACCACTTCTTCTAAGGAGAAGGAGAGGCTGA
- the bgaS gene encoding beta-galactosidase BgaS, with protein MKFYWGVVQSAFQFEMGDPYRRNIDPRSDWWYWVRDPYNIKNDLVSGDLPEEGINNYELYEIDHRLAKELGLNAYQLTIEWSRIFPCPTFNVEVEFERDGYGLIKKVKIEKEHLEELDKLANQKEVRHYLNVLRNLKKLGFTTFVTLNHQTNPIWIHDPIETRGNFQKARARGWVDERTIIEFAKYAAYVAWKFDNYVDYWSTFDEPMVTAELGYLAPYVGWPPGILNPSAAKKVIINQIVAHARAYDSIKKFSSKPVGVILNIIPAYPLDPNDSKSVRAAENYDLFHNRLFLEAVNRGNVDLDITGEYTKIPHIKRNDWIGNNYYTREVVKYVEPKYEELPLITFVGVEGYGYSGNPNSLSPDNNPTSDFGWEVFPQGLYDSTLEAAEYNKEVFITENGIADSKDILRPRYIIDHVNEVKKLIENGIKVGGYFHWALTDNYEWAMGFKIRFGLYEVDLITKERIPRRRSVEIYKKIVMEGIE; from the coding sequence ATGAAGTTTTACTGGGGCGTCGTTCAGTCTGCATTTCAATTTGAAATGGGGGATCCCTACAGGAGGAACATAGATCCCAGAAGCGATTGGTGGTATTGGGTCAGAGATCCATATAACATAAAGAATGACCTCGTCAGTGGAGACCTACCAGAAGAGGGAATAAATAACTATGAACTTTATGAAATAGATCATAGGTTAGCAAAAGAGCTTGGATTGAATGCTTATCAATTAACGATAGAGTGGAGCAGAATATTCCCTTGCCCCACCTTCAATGTAGAGGTTGAATTTGAAAGAGACGGGTACGGGCTCATAAAAAAGGTGAAAATAGAAAAGGAACACTTAGAGGAGCTCGATAAGCTTGCAAATCAAAAGGAAGTTAGGCATTACCTGAATGTTTTAAGGAATTTGAAAAAACTTGGATTTACAACATTCGTCACTTTGAACCACCAGACAAATCCCATATGGATCCATGACCCCATAGAAACTAGGGGGAACTTCCAAAAGGCTAGAGCAAGAGGATGGGTTGACGAAAGGACAATCATAGAATTCGCGAAGTATGCAGCCTATGTAGCCTGGAAGTTCGACAACTATGTAGATTACTGGTCAACATTTGATGAACCAATGGTTACAGCGGAGCTCGGTTATTTAGCCCCTTACGTCGGCTGGCCTCCTGGGATTCTAAACCCATCAGCGGCCAAAAAAGTGATAATTAATCAAATAGTAGCTCACGCCAGGGCCTACGATTCGATAAAGAAATTCTCGTCTAAGCCTGTAGGAGTGATACTAAATATAATTCCTGCTTATCCTCTAGATCCAAACGATTCTAAGAGCGTAAGAGCAGCCGAGAATTATGATCTCTTCCACAATAGGCTGTTTCTAGAGGCCGTAAATAGGGGAAACGTTGACTTGGATATCACAGGAGAATACACCAAAATACCACACATAAAGAGAAACGACTGGATCGGAAACAACTACTATACAAGAGAGGTCGTCAAGTACGTTGAACCAAAATACGAGGAATTACCCCTCATCACATTCGTCGGTGTTGAAGGTTATGGATACTCTGGAAATCCCAATAGCTTATCCCCAGATAACAATCCAACGAGTGACTTTGGCTGGGAGGTATTCCCCCAGGGTCTCTATGACTCCACGTTAGAAGCTGCGGAGTACAACAAAGAGGTGTTCATAACGGAGAATGGAATAGCTGACTCCAAGGATATACTAAGACCTAGGTACATCATTGATCACGTCAATGAAGTCAAGAAGTTGATAGAAAATGGAATAAAAGTAGGTGGATACTTCCACTGGGCACTTACAGATAATTATGAGTGGGCTATGGGATTTAAGATTAGATTCGGGTTATACGAAGTGGATTTGATAACAAAGGAGAGAATACCCAGGAGAAGAAGCGTTGAGATCTATAAAAAAATTGTAATGGAGGGGATCGAATGA
- a CDS encoding ABC transporter permease, with the protein MGFGDYLKRKIIVYVLTFIFAVTLNWLLPRLMPGDPIQIMINSALGLSPQERETLLRFYEQLYGLNKPLYVQFVNFWVALFKGDLGYSILYRAPVSRLLKNALPYDIAILLPAIVLSWLIGNWLGAFAGKNKKYDKYMMPLFYFLASMPYFWFAMLLVYLVGVKAGILPYQGAYSPDLIPTFSLKFVVDFLKHWIMPFLSLFIVMIGSWAIGMRNMIIYELEADYVRYLEALGASEKLMTKHAYKNAILPQITGLALQLGLMVAGAIATEIVFNYPGVGVLLMKAAMSQDYFLLQGGFLMIVISVLVANFVIDIVYALIDPRVRASYLEG; encoded by the coding sequence ATGGGTTTTGGGGATTATCTAAAGAGGAAAATCATCGTTTACGTACTAACCTTTATTTTTGCTGTAACCCTTAACTGGCTACTTCCTAGGCTTATGCCTGGGGATCCCATTCAAATCATGATAAACTCCGCATTAGGATTATCTCCCCAGGAAAGGGAAACCTTACTAAGATTTTATGAGCAATTGTACGGATTAAATAAGCCCCTTTACGTTCAGTTCGTTAATTTTTGGGTAGCCCTCTTCAAGGGAGATTTAGGGTATAGCATCCTCTATAGGGCCCCAGTTTCGAGGTTGCTTAAAAATGCCCTTCCCTATGATATTGCGATCTTGCTTCCTGCTATAGTCTTGAGTTGGTTAATCGGGAACTGGTTAGGGGCCTTTGCAGGTAAGAATAAGAAGTACGACAAATATATGATGCCCCTGTTCTATTTCTTAGCTAGCATGCCATATTTCTGGTTTGCAATGCTACTCGTGTATCTTGTTGGTGTAAAAGCTGGAATCTTACCCTACCAGGGGGCCTATAGTCCAGATTTAATCCCAACTTTTTCCTTGAAGTTCGTTGTTGATTTCCTTAAACACTGGATAATGCCCTTCCTAAGCTTGTTCATTGTGATGATAGGTAGCTGGGCAATTGGCATGAGGAACATGATCATCTACGAGTTGGAAGCGGATTACGTGAGGTACCTAGAAGCACTAGGAGCAAGCGAGAAATTGATGACAAAGCACGCGTACAAGAATGCAATTCTACCCCAAATAACAGGGCTAGCCCTTCAGTTAGGCTTAATGGTTGCGGGGGCAATAGCCACTGAAATCGTCTTCAACTATCCAGGGGTTGGAGTGTTGCTAATGAAAGCGGCGATGAGCCAGGATTACTTCCTTCTCCAGGGAGGCTTTTTGATGATCGTGATCTCGGTTTTAGTCGCTAATTTCGTGATAGACATAGTTTACGCTCTAATCGATCCACGTGTTAGAGCTAGCTATCTAGAGGGATGA
- a CDS encoding type II toxin-antitoxin system VapC family toxin, whose amino-acid sequence MPLPPDITFDSLALIKMHSQNMKRILEVTLAKFTVNLSIVTVYRYLTARAYLKKNIEAEFEILKDIYNIVPLLDDIAIKAAQIEANLIKKEITLDMEDIITATTAIYTNSLLVTDDPKRYEPIRRFGLDTMPLDKFIKEVELMVEKELI is encoded by the coding sequence ATGCCTCTACCTCCAGATATAACTTTTGATAGCTTAGCATTAATAAAGATGCACTCCCAGAATATGAAGAGAATACTTGAGGTAACCCTGGCAAAATTTACCGTTAACCTATCTATAGTCACAGTATATAGGTACCTTACCGCGAGGGCATATTTAAAAAAGAACATTGAAGCAGAATTTGAGATCTTAAAAGATATTTATAATATAGTTCCACTCCTTGATGACATAGCCATAAAAGCAGCCCAAATTGAAGCTAATCTTATAAAAAAGGAGATAACGCTTGACATGGAGGATATAATAACAGCGACGACGGCCATATATACAAATAGCCTACTTGTGACAGATGATCCAAAGAGATACGAGCCAATTAGAAGATTTGGGCTCGATACAATGCCACTAGATAAGTTTATAAAAGAGGTAGAGCTAATGGTTGAGAAAGAACTCATATAA